A region of the Paracoccaceae bacterium genome:
GCACGGCATTGGGTTGCAGGTTGATGCCGACACCCAGCGGTCGCAGGGCAGCCACGGATTCGTAGATCCGGAAGGGCTGGCCGATCTGATGCAGGGTCAGCCCCAGCGTCAGCCCCGCAATCCCCGCCCCGACAATCAGGATCATGGTGCGTCCCCCTCGGTGTCGCCGGGTGGCGGCGCCTCACGGATGAGGCGGCGCAGCACGGTTTCCAGCGTTGTGGCGTCAGCGCCCAGGGCCTGCCGCAGACTGCGGTCGTGGTCGCACGCGCGACGGCCCAGACCGGCGAACACCGCGCGCCCCTCGGCCGTCAGCGTCAGGTTCTCGGCACGACGGTCGGATTCCGCACGTGCGCGGATCAACCAGCCGCGCGATTCAAGCGCCGCGACGGCGCGGCTGACCATCGTCTTTTCCATCTGCGAGGCGCGGCAGATGTCGCGCGCCGTCATGCCGCCGCTGCGCCCGACATGGGCCAGAACCCGCCACTGCGGCCGCGTCATGCCCCAGCCGTCGCGGTAGACCGGCTGGAATGAACGGCTGGCCGCCTCGGCCGCCTGATTGAGCAGGTAGGGCAGGAAGGTATCAAGGTCGAAACCGGATGGCGCTGTGTCTGGCATCGGGTGCTCCTCGGCGTGCAGGGAGAGGTTATGCTTGACTTGGTTGCAAAAGCAACCATTATCGCGCGCATCCGAACGGAGGCCGCCATGACCCGCCACGCCCTTCCCCAAGGCATGATCCGCGCCATTTCCCACCCTGGTCCGCATGAGGGCTATATGCCCGGCTGGGCCAACGATTTCGAGACCGAGGCGCTGCCCGGCGCGCTTCCGCAGGGACAGAACAGCCCGCAGAAATGCAACTATGGCCTTTACGCCGAACAGCTTTCCGGATCGGCCTTCACGAAGCCGCATCCCGAACGGACATGGTGCTACCGCATCCGCCCCTCGGTGAAGCACACCACGCGGTTCCGCAAGGTCGACGTGCCGCTGTGGAAATCCGCCCCCCATGTGGTGCCCGACGTGATCAGCCTGGGCCAGTACAGGTGGGATCCGGTGCCGCATTCGGGCGAGGCGCTGACCTGGGTGACGGGGATGCGCACCGTGACCACGGCGGGCGACGTGAATACGCAGACGGGCATGGCGACGCATGTCTACCTGGTGACCCGCTCGATGGTGGACGCGTACTTCTATTCCGCCGATGGCGAGCTGCTGGTCGTTCCGCAGGAGGGGCGCCTGCGGTTCTGCACGGAACTGGGAATGATCGACCTGGAACCGAAGGAAATCGCGATCATCCCGCGCGGCCTGGTCTATCGCGTCGAGGTGCTGGAAGGGCCGTGCCGCGGATTCGTCTGCGAGAACTACGGCGCCCCCTTTACCCTGCCGCATCGCGGCCCGATCGGCGCAAACTGCCTGGCCAATCCGCGCGACTTCAAGACGCCGGTGGCGGCCTTCGAGGACCGCGAGGCGCCCTCGACCGTGACGATCAAGTGGTGCGGACAGTTCCACGAAACGCCGATCGGCCACAGCCCGCTGGACGTGGTGGCATGGCACGGCAACTATGCGCCTTGCAAATACGACCTGCGCGCCTACAGCCCGGTGGGCGCCATCCTGTTCGACCATCCCGACCCGTCGATCTTCACGGTGCTGACCGCGCCCTCGGGCGACCCGGGCACCGCCAACATCGACTTCGTGCTGTTTCGTGAACGCTGGATGGTGGCCGAACACAGCTTCCGCCCGCCCTGGTACCACAAGAACGTCATGTCCGAGCTGATGGGCAATATCTACGGCATCTATGACGCCAAGCCGAAGGGGTTCGTGCCCGGCGGCATGTCGCTGCACAACTGCATGCTGCCGCATGGCCCCGACCGCAACGCCTTCGAGGGTGCCTCGAACGCGGCGCTGAAGCCCGAGAAGCTGGACGAGACCATGTCCTTCATGTTCGAGACCCGCTTCCCCCAGCACCTGACGGAATGGGCCGCGACCACGGCGCCCCTGCAGGACGACTACATCGACTGCTGGGAAAGCCTGGGGAAGAAGTTCGACGGCACGCCGGGGGTGAAGTGATGTACATCGACGGTTTCGTCGTGCCGGTGCCGAGGGACCGGGTCGAGGACTATCGCGCGATATCGGACGAGGCGATGGCGATCTGGATGGACCACGGCGCGATCTCTGCCGTCGAGGCGATGGGCGATGACGTGCCCGGGGGCGATGTCACGTCCTTCCCGATGGCGGTCAAGGCAGAGCCCGGCGAGGTCGTGTTCTTTTCCTTCATCACCTTCCGCGACCGTGCCCACCGTGACGCCGTAAACGCGGCCGTGATGGCCGATCCGCGGCTGAAGATGCCCGCCGCGGATGCGCCCTTCGATGCCAGGCGCATGATCTGGGGCGGGTTTTCCGCAATCGTTCGCAAGGGGGCCGCAGCGTGACCCGTGCCTTCGCCTCGCAGGGCGACCTGCAAGAGAAAAAGACCAGCTTCACCGAGATCGGGCCGGGGCTTTATGCCTTCACCGCCGAGGGCGACCCGAACTCCGGCGTCATCGTGGGCGATGACGCGGTCATGGTGATCGAGGCGCAGGCCACGCCCCGGCTGGCGCGCAAGGTGATCGACTGCATCCGCAGCGTCACCGACAAGCCGATCACCCATCTGGTGCTGACTCACTACCACGCGGTGCGCGTGCTGGGCGCATCGGCCTATGGTGCGCCGCAGGTCATCATGTCGGATCGCGCGCGCGGCATGGTGGCCGAGCGCGGGCAGGAGGACTGGGAAAGCGAGTTCGGCCGCTTTCCCCGCCTGTTCCAGGGACACGACGAGATCCCCGGACTGACATGGCCGACCACGACCTTTCACGACCGCATGTCGGTCTGGCTGGGGCGGCGACGGGTCGACATCCGGCATCTGGGCCGCGCGCACACGGCGGGCGATGCCGTGGTGCATGTGCCGGACGCCAACGTGATGTTCACCGGAGACATCGTGGAATACCACTCGGCCTGCTATTGCGGCGACGGGCATTTTGCCGACTGGCCAGCCACGCTGGACCGCATCGGCGCCTTCAACCCCGAGGCCATCGCCCCCGGACGGGGTGCCGCACTGATGGGGCGCGACCGTGTTGGGGACGCACTGGCGGCGACGCGCGACTTCGTGCAGTCGACCTACGCGCCTGCCGCCCGCGTCGCGATGCGCGGAGGCTCGCTGCGCGAGGCCTGGGAAGCGGTGCGCGCGGCATGCGACCCCAAGTTCGGCGATTACGCGATCTATGAACATTGCCTGCCCTTCAACGTCGCCCGCGCCTTTGACGAGGCACAGGGCATCGACACGCCACGCATCTGGACCGCCGAGCGGGACCGCCAGATGTGGGCGGCGCTGCAGGGTTGACGGCCGTGGCGGACGGCGGAACGACGCGGGACGGCGGGCTGGTGCTTTACCCCTATCTGCGGTCGGCGGACCAGGACCGTGCCGATGCCGCGCGCCATCCGGTCGTGATCGTCGGGGGCGGGCCTGTCGGGCTGGTTCTGGCGCTGGACCTGGGGAGGCGGAGCGTGCCGGTTCTGGTGCTGGACGATCAGGAGGGGCCGGGCGGCGGCAGCCGTGCCATCTGCTTTGCCAAGCGCACGCTGGAGATCTGCGACCGGCTGGGCGCGGCCGCGCCGATGGTCGACAAGGGCGTGCGGTGGAGCCGGGGAAAGGTGTTCCGCGACGACAGGTTGATTTATGAATTCAACCTGTTGCCCGAAGACGGTCATGCCTTTCCGGCCTTCGTGAACCTGCAGCAACCCTATTTCGAGCAATACCTGTGCGAGGCCATCGCCGCGGCCCGTGCCGACGGCGCAACCATCGAGATCCGGGGCCGCAGCCGGGTCGAGGGGATCGCCCCCGATGCCAGCGGCGCAACGCTGGACGTGATGACGCCCGACGGGCCCTATGCGCTGCGGGCCGACTGGGTGGTGGCCTGCGACGGGGCCCGGTCGCCCCTGCGCGGCATGATGGGTCTGGGGTTCGAGGGAAGGGTGTTCGAGGACAACTTCCTGATTGCCGATGTGCGGATGACGGCCGATTTCCCGACGGAACGCTGGTTCTGGTTCGAGCCGCATTTCCGCTCGGGCGATTCGGCACTGCTGCACCGCCAGCCCGACGACATCTGGCGCATCGATTTTCAGTTGGGCTGGAACATCGACCGCGCGCGCGAACAGGAACCCGCCCGGGTGCGGGCGCGGGTGGATGCGATGCTGGGGCCGGGGGTGGACTATGACCTGGTCTGGACATCGATCTATACGTTCCAGTGCCGCCGGATGGCCCGGTTCCGGCATGGCAGGGTGATCTTTGCCGGCGATTCGGCGCATCAGGTATCGCCTTTCGGTGCCCGCGGGGC
Encoded here:
- a CDS encoding MBL fold metallo-hydrolase, which produces MTRAFASQGDLQEKKTSFTEIGPGLYAFTAEGDPNSGVIVGDDAVMVIEAQATPRLARKVIDCIRSVTDKPITHLVLTHYHAVRVLGASAYGAPQVIMSDRARGMVAERGQEDWESEFGRFPRLFQGHDEIPGLTWPTTTFHDRMSVWLGRRRVDIRHLGRAHTAGDAVVHVPDANVMFTGDIVEYHSACYCGDGHFADWPATLDRIGAFNPEAIAPGRGAALMGRDRVGDALAATRDFVQSTYAPAARVAMRGGSLREAWEAVRAACDPKFGDYAIYEHCLPFNVARAFDEAQGIDTPRIWTAERDRQMWAALQG
- a CDS encoding DUF1428 domain-containing protein gives rise to the protein MYIDGFVVPVPRDRVEDYRAISDEAMAIWMDHGAISAVEAMGDDVPGGDVTSFPMAVKAEPGEVVFFSFITFRDRAHRDAVNAAVMADPRLKMPAADAPFDARRMIWGGFSAIVRKGAAA
- a CDS encoding winged helix-turn-helix transcriptional regulator, which translates into the protein MPDTAPSGFDLDTFLPYLLNQAAEAASRSFQPVYRDGWGMTRPQWRVLAHVGRSGGMTARDICRASQMEKTMVSRAVAALESRGWLIRARAESDRRAENLTLTAEGRAVFAGLGRRACDHDRSLRQALGADATTLETVLRRLIREAPPPGDTEGDAP
- the hmgA gene encoding homogentisate 1,2-dioxygenase; this encodes MTRHALPQGMIRAISHPGPHEGYMPGWANDFETEALPGALPQGQNSPQKCNYGLYAEQLSGSAFTKPHPERTWCYRIRPSVKHTTRFRKVDVPLWKSAPHVVPDVISLGQYRWDPVPHSGEALTWVTGMRTVTTAGDVNTQTGMATHVYLVTRSMVDAYFYSADGELLVVPQEGRLRFCTELGMIDLEPKEIAIIPRGLVYRVEVLEGPCRGFVCENYGAPFTLPHRGPIGANCLANPRDFKTPVAAFEDREAPSTVTIKWCGQFHETPIGHSPLDVVAWHGNYAPCKYDLRAYSPVGAILFDHPDPSIFTVLTAPSGDPGTANIDFVLFRERWMVAEHSFRPPWYHKNVMSELMGNIYGIYDAKPKGFVPGGMSLHNCMLPHGPDRNAFEGASNAALKPEKLDETMSFMFETRFPQHLTEWAATTAPLQDDYIDCWESLGKKFDGTPGVK
- a CDS encoding FAD-dependent oxidoreductase; this encodes MVLYPYLRSADQDRADAARHPVVIVGGGPVGLVLALDLGRRSVPVLVLDDQEGPGGGSRAICFAKRTLEICDRLGAAAPMVDKGVRWSRGKVFRDDRLIYEFNLLPEDGHAFPAFVNLQQPYFEQYLCEAIAAARADGATIEIRGRSRVEGIAPDASGATLDVMTPDGPYALRADWVVACDGARSPLRGMMGLGFEGRVFEDNFLIADVRMTADFPTERWFWFEPHFRSGDSALLHRQPDDIWRIDFQLGWNIDRAREQEPARVRARVDAMLGPGVDYDLVWTSIYTFQCRRMARFRHGRVIFAGDSAHQVSPFGARGANSGVQDADNLGWKLAAVVQGAASDRLIDSYETERMQAADENILNSTRATDFITPKSPVSRLFRNAVLDLAESMPFARAMVNSGRLSVPCVHDGSVLNSPDDARMPARSRPGAPCPDAPLGEGWLLARLGPGFTLLAIDTEAPEVRVPDGIALHHVALSAHGNNDLRARYLGHADRAVYLIRPDGHVAARWLAPDPHAIAAALRRALGME